In a genomic window of Candidatus Poribacteria bacterium:
- a CDS encoding PQQ-binding-like beta-propeller repeat protein, producing MKLYNQVSEDQLYILQLMEWGLNTCTGRSPWELPRDNWEWTESERMMKWRDEQRRDGHYAFADLQIVEEQMRSFILVSDPETDNAVSDGCPRGTPRGSDIWRNECLREDIRSFNRCDLPAPHRLRANEDSCFLLVLDTVLVDNLVVVIGYKTILVLLLKGYIHKSGLSIKRRKMKQLSRSIWIIVCLCATIASAEWSQWRGQNRDGILTQFSAPEVWPKQLKKLWHVELGSGDASPIVVEGRIYTHTRQNQNEVVTALDLKTGEMLWQNSYGPVPYMWPWHGAESRGQGPFSTPVFHDGIVYALGIAQALSAFDAETGQLLWRKDFKNTSALGVRHRRLWSQVIASFM from the coding sequence ATGAAACTATACAACCAAGTATCAGAGGATCAACTCTACATCCTCCAACTAATGGAGTGGGGATTGAACACGTGCACAGGTCGCTCACCTTGGGAGTTGCCGAGAGATAACTGGGAATGGACAGAAAGCGAACGGATGATGAAGTGGCGTGATGAGCAGCGACGGGATGGACACTATGCTTTTGCAGATTTGCAGATCGTTGAAGAACAGATGAGAAGCTTTATACTGGTATCTGACCCCGAAACAGATAATGCTGTATCTGATGGTTGTCCCAGAGGAACACCCAGAGGAAGCGATATATGGAGAAATGAGTGTCTACGAGAAGACATCCGATCCTTCAACAGGTGCGATCTTCCTGCTCCACACCGTCTGCGAGCTAACGAAGATAGCTGCTTCCTCCTTGTATTGGACACAGTATTGGTGGACAACTTGGTGGTAGTCATAGGATACAAGACAATACTCGTCCTGCTGTTAAAGGGTTATATCCATAAATCCGGCTTATCCATCAAGAGGAGAAAAATGAAACAACTTTCAAGAAGCATCTGGATCATCGTGTGCCTTTGTGCCACCATCGCATCCGCCGAATGGTCACAATGGCGCGGACAAAACCGAGATGGTATCTTGACTCAATTCTCTGCACCAGAGGTTTGGCCGAAACAACTTAAAAAACTATGGCATGTGGAGTTAGGGAGTGGGGACGCTTCGCCTATCGTTGTGGAAGGACGGATTTACACGCACACACGGCAGAACCAAAATGAAGTCGTTACTGCACTTGATCTCAAAACAGGTGAGATGCTTTGGCAGAATTCCTATGGACCGGTACCTTACATGTGGCCCTGGCATGGTGCAGAATCGCGTGGTCAAGGTCCATTTTCCACACCGGTGTTTCATGACGGGATTGTTTATGCCCTGGGGATCGCGCAAGCCCTCTCCGCATTCGATGCCGAAACGGGTCAACTGCTTTGGCGCAAAGACTTCAAAAACACCTCGGCTTTGGGAGTTCGACATCGCCGATTGTGGAGTCAGGTTATTGCATCGTTCATGTAG
- a CDS encoding PQQ-binding-like beta-propeller repeat protein has protein sequence MESGYCIVHVGDPKNGALTAFDARTGEVAWQWTEDGPSYASPICVEFEGIKQLVALTRKYCIGISPTTGKLYWKTPFEQVWDETVP, from the coding sequence GTGGAGTCAGGTTATTGCATCGTTCATGTAGGCGATCCGAAGAACGGTGCATTAACTGCGTTTGATGCACGTACAGGAGAAGTCGCGTGGCAGTGGACTGAAGATGGACCGTCCTACGCATCACCAATCTGTGTTGAGTTTGAAGGAATAAAACAACTTGTCGCACTTACCCGGAAATACTGCATCGGCATTTCACCAACCACCGGCAAACTCTATTGGAAAACGCCTTTTGAGCAGGTGTGGGACGAGACCGTTCCATAG
- a CDS encoding IS4 family transposase — MSILLQVPEKMQMILQTVPDEVAPQTGCVKRKRKLTGSALAQTLVFGWLEDPEASYQHLTETAATLGIQVRRQALEQRLTPETAEMFKRTLQTAIAEMLEGGNQRQTLPLLEAFTGVYVQDSTWIRLPNELHEICKGPPKKDHPHKAALKLHLCFDVLTGSFQHFQLTDGMTADATAMKAAHPLPKGSLRLADLAYFSLDALEKLTENGIYWISRLKANSFVSDDTGERLDLQNMLKAEAENTFIRKSIRIGKTKRLRVSLVAERLSQAETDKRRRSIQHRAKRKAETLSKALLRLAGYNLYITNIEAHRLTPKQICAIVGVRWQIELIFKSFKSLSKLQVSRSQKPYRSLSEIYAKLIALLIQHTVMLGTGYRHIQHSFIKTAKYIAGYARLITMSFHHAKTTLRKTLKDIKRAFENGGTFQRATGKNTTWRKLQEATENP, encoded by the coding sequence ATGTCCATTTTACTACAGGTTCCCGAAAAAATGCAAATGATTCTTCAAACCGTCCCCGATGAAGTCGCACCGCAGACGGGGTGCGTGAAAAGAAAACGCAAACTCACCGGGAGTGCGTTAGCCCAAACGCTGGTCTTCGGGTGGTTGGAAGACCCTGAAGCGAGTTATCAGCACCTCACTGAAACAGCTGCGACTCTCGGTATACAAGTCAGACGCCAGGCTCTTGAACAACGGCTGACCCCTGAAACCGCTGAAATGTTCAAACGCACGCTTCAAACAGCGATTGCGGAAATGCTCGAAGGGGGCAATCAACGGCAAACGCTCCCTTTACTTGAGGCGTTTACGGGTGTCTATGTTCAAGATTCGACATGGATACGACTCCCCAATGAACTCCATGAGATTTGCAAAGGGCCCCCGAAAAAGGATCATCCTCACAAAGCGGCTTTGAAACTTCATCTGTGTTTTGATGTCCTTACGGGAAGTTTTCAACACTTCCAACTCACTGACGGGATGACGGCGGATGCCACGGCTATGAAAGCCGCTCACCCCCTACCAAAGGGGAGTTTACGCCTCGCAGACTTAGCATATTTTTCGCTCGATGCGCTTGAGAAACTGACTGAAAACGGTATCTACTGGATATCTCGGTTGAAAGCCAACTCGTTCGTGTCTGATGACACCGGGGAACGCCTCGATCTACAAAACATGCTCAAAGCAGAAGCAGAAAACACCTTCATCCGTAAGTCTATTCGTATCGGCAAAACCAAGCGACTTCGGGTGTCTCTCGTCGCTGAAAGACTTTCTCAAGCAGAAACCGATAAACGCCGACGCTCCATCCAGCACCGTGCCAAACGCAAGGCAGAAACCCTCTCAAAAGCACTCTTACGTCTCGCTGGATACAACCTCTATATCACCAATATCGAGGCACATCGGCTCACACCGAAGCAGATTTGTGCCATCGTCGGTGTCCGTTGGCAGATTGAGTTGATCTTCAAGAGTTTCAAAAGTCTCTCAAAACTTCAGGTCTCCCGAAGTCAGAAACCCTATCGCAGCCTCTCTGAAATCTATGCCAAACTCATCGCACTTTTGATTCAGCATACCGTCATGTTAGGCACTGGATACCGACACATACAACACAGTTTCATCAAAACCGCAAAATATATCGCAGGCTATGCGAGACTGATCACCATGAGCTTTCATCACGCAAAAACGACACTTCGCAAAACCTTGAAAGACATAAAGCGTGCCTTTGAAAATGGAGGCACTTTTCAGAGAGCCACTGGAAAAAATACAACATGGCGGAAACTCCAAGAGGCTACGGAAAATCCCTAA